The genomic region GCTTTAGCAGGATTTGAGGGCTTGTGTGTCGGAACTGTTTCCTTGCGAAAAGACGTGCCTCGGCGCAGCCGGATAGTTTGGGGTTTATCCAGAGGCGGAGTTTCGGGTGGACAGGCCGGAGCGGGACTGGGGCTGGGCCTGGCTGCGGATTTCCTCCAGCAGCGGCGGGAAATGCAGGGTCGGCCGGATGGGCATCTCGGGCTCGAGATTTAGGATGTGGTAGATTTTCCAGCGTTCGGTTTCCACCGGATAAATCAGCAGGTCGGCCTCAAATCCTTCCGGTGTCGGGGAGGACAGCAGGGGGGCCGGCAGAGGCGAAGGAACGGCATCCGGGCAGATTCCGGGCACCAGCAGCGGGACGACGGGTCGAAAGCCCAGTCCGGTAGAGAAATTCCGTTTTTTCATTTCCACAAAGAAATAGAATCCGCCGCTGTACCAATTGCCTTCGATTTGGTGAGCTGCTTCCTTCGCGACGGAGGCGGGCTGGACCTCCAAATGAGCCAGGGCACGCTGGAGGGCTTCCGTCATTCCTTTGTTGTAGGGCTGTTCGGAACGAAGCACGTATCCGGCCAGAGAAATGCCGAGCAGGTCGGAGTAGGTATCCTCCCACGAGAAAGCGGAAATGTGTTCGGAGAAGATCCCGCTGGAGGCAAAGCCGAACCAGGTGAGGATTTCGTGCCAGACCAGACTCCAGTGTGTGAAGGTCTGGGCCATCCGCACGGACGTTTCGAAGGCGAGGGCCTTTTTCTTTTCTTCGGGGAAGGTGTGCCATCCGGGCGGATAGGTGATCAGGGCGGTATAGTGTGAGGGTTCGATGATGTGGTAGGAGATTTGGGTTTTTCCCTCCAGGAGGGCCGAATAAAGAATCTGCTGGAGATAAGCCGTACGGTCGGCAGCCTCCCGGACATGCCCGATGTCAATAAAGCCGCCTCGGCACGTGTACACCATGCCGACTTTCTCGCCGCTGGAAGACTGATAATGATGCCTGCCGAGCCGGTCCGGTTCGAGGAAAGTCATTCCTCCCGGAGCTCCGAAAAAGGCCCCGAGCCGGCGGCGCGGCTGTCGGGGGCCGGCACAGCCGGCTTCCAGCAGCATGGCCAGCAGGACCATCAGCTGTATTGAGAGACGGAACTTTTTATGGGACGTTGAGGTTTTCATATCTCGTTCCTCTATTTACATACCTCAACGGAGTTCAAAAAGCAAATCGACAATCTCAAAAAGCCGATAAAGTCCAGGGAAAACGGGTTTGGTACAAAAGACTGGTTTCGAGGACTTTTGGAAGGTATAATCGCGCTGATATGGAAGAACCCAAGCTGGATTTGTCGATTGTGATTCCGGTTTTTAACGAGGAATCAAATCTGGAACCTCTTCATCGAGAGATCGAGTCGGTGCTGTCCGGGCAGGGGCTGACGTATGAGATTTTGGCCGTTGATGACGGAAGTACCGACGAAAGTTTTGAAACGCTTCAGAAGATTCAGAAGACCGAACCCCATCTTCGGATTATCCGGTTTCGGCGGAATTTCGGCCAGACGGCGGCCTTAAGCGCCGGCTTTAAGCATGCCCGGGGTCGGGTGATTATTCCGATGGATGCGGACGGGCAGAATGACCCGGCGGATATTCCGCGTCTGCTCAAGAAACTCCAGGAGGGCTATGACATCGTTTCCGGCTGGCGGAAAGAGCGCAAGGACAACCCCGTTACCCGGACACTGCCCAGCCGGATTGCCAACTGGCTCATCGGGCGGATTACCGGGGTGCGGCTGCACGACTACGGATGCACCCTGAAGGCGTATCGGGCGGAATCGCTTAAGTCCATTCGTTTGTATGGGGAGATGCATCGGTTTATTCCTGCTTTGGCGCGGTGGGGCGGCGAGAAGGTTGCGGAGGTTGTCGTTAACCATCGGCCTCGGCGGCACGGCAAAACGAAATACGGACTGAACCGGATCTTCAAGGTTCTGCTGGATTTGATTACGATTAAGTTTCTGGCCTCTTTTTCGACCAAGCCGATTTACGTGTTCGGGGGTCTGGGAATGGTCTGTCTGCTTGGTTCGATTGTTTCGGGCGCGGTGGTTCTGTATATGAAGCTTGCCCTGCAGTACTCGATGAACCGCAATCCGCTGCTGATTGTTTCGCTGATTCTGATGACGACGGCGGTTCAGTTTGTGCTGATGGGGCTTTTGGCGGAGATTCTGGTGCGGACCTATCATGAATCGCAGGACCGCCCAACCTATGTGATTGAACGGATTCTGGAGCCGGCGGGGTCTGCCGGACAGGACAAGGGGTAAAGGGAATGCGGGCCGAACGGCGGAGGAAAACGGCGGCTTCAGCGCCCCCGGAAAAGGCAAACCGGAGAGGCCTGTCTTCTCTTGGACTTCTGGCCGGGCTGCTGCCGGCGATTCTGTTTTTTGCGGCGGGCAAGTATCTGGAATTTCGCCAGGATGACCCTTTTGACAGCGGGGCGTACGTCTATTCTGCGGCTCATCTTTTAAATGGAGGACAACTGGGGGTTGATGAAGCTCCGTCCGCTCAGCCCGGCACGCTGCTGGTCAATGTTCTCGGGGTTGCCTGTTTCGGATTCAATGAAACCGGTCCGCAGATTATTCAGACTTTCCTGCAGGTGCTGGCCCTGGCGGCGATGTTTGGGGCGGTGCGTTTGCTGTACGGGATGACGGCGGCGGTTTTTTCCGTGACGGCGGCGGCCGCTTATTTGTCATCGCCGCATCTGGCCAAGTTCGGCAACACCAAAGAGCAGTATATGATTGCGATGATGGTGCTGTCGGTGTGCCTGTGGATTTTTTATGAGCAGACCGACCGGAAGGTCTGGCTGATTCTGACGGGGGCGGCGCTGATTTGGCCGTATTATTTCAAGGCGACGGGGCTGTCGGTTGATGCGGCCTTTGCAGTATATTTTCTGGGGAGGGCTTTCGGGGGAAAAATCGGATTTCGCCGCTTTCAGGAGGAATTGGGACTGCTGCTGGCGGGGGCGGCGGCGGGTCTTCTTCCGCTGGCGCTGTTTTTCTTCTGGCAGCGTCAGGCGGGCTGGCTGTGGAACAGTTTTCCCGTGCTGGTTTTAAAAGCGGTTGTGCTGGCGGATGCGGCGGTTCTGGCGGTCTGGGGGATTCGGCGGACTTCTGTATTGTCGCGGGCGGTTGGTCTGTGCCGTCGGGTGCGTCCGTTGGTCTGGGCGGCGGGTCTTATCGCCTTGGCGGCTGCGGCGGCGGTCGGCTCTGTTCTGGTTTATCAGGCCGACGGCAGTGAGATGAATGATGTTCGTTCGTATCTGACGAACCTTTTTTTTGTGAAGATTCCTCTTAACGGCTGGCATTGGGTATCCGGGCATCTGCATGCGGTTGTCCGAGCGGCGGGCGCGGATACCCCCTATATTGCGGACAGCCGAAGAGTTTTTCCTCTTTCCAGGCAGGCGCCGATTGTTTTTCGTTATTATGGTTCTGTTGCGCTGCCGATTGCGGCGGCTTTGGTTTCGCTGGGGGCGGCCCTGGTTCGGTTTCTCGTGAAAATCCGCAAGGTGCGGCCGATTCCGCTTCCGGAGCGAATCATCTGGCTGCTGGGGCTCTGGTGGCTGCTGGATGCGGCGTTTGTGTGGATCAGCCCGCATTCGTATGAACAATATTATCTGCCGCTGTGTGCCTCCGGGGCGATGGCAGGGGCCTATGCCGTATGGCTGTATGGCTGCCGGATGCAGCAAAGCGAGTTTCGTCTTCCCTATTGGGTGACAGCGGCGGCGGCCGTGCTGGTGATGACGGCGATGGTTTGGCCGCTGGTGTTCGGCTTTTCGAGAAGCCCCTATTCCGGGCAGCCCTATCAGGACCCCCGGACGGGACAGCCGATGCGCCAGCGCGGCTATGTGCAGGCCTTTCAGGAGCCGCGTCAAACGGGGCTGTGGGAAAAAATCGGCGATTACATTCGAACGCATTCGACTCCGCAGGACCGCATCTACGTCTGGGGCTGGTATCCGGGGATTTATGTGCGGGCGCAGCGTCTGGCTCCGACGCCCCGTGCCTTCGAGCAGGGGATGCATATTCTGCCGCCGGAGCGTCTGGCCGGTTTTGTTCTGCATCTAATCGAATGCTTTGAGAAGCAGCCGCCGATTTTTCTGGTGGACAGCCGGAAGCGGCACTTCCCGTTTGACCGGCCGCCGC from Anaerohalosphaeraceae bacterium harbors:
- a CDS encoding DUF4056 domain-containing protein; the encoded protein is MKTSTSHKKFRLSIQLMVLLAMLLEAGCAGPRQPRRRLGAFFGAPGGMTFLEPDRLGRHHYQSSSGEKVGMVYTCRGGFIDIGHVREAADRTAYLQQILYSALLEGKTQISYHIIEPSHYTALITYPPGWHTFPEEKKKALAFETSVRMAQTFTHWSLVWHEILTWFGFASSGIFSEHISAFSWEDTYSDLLGISLAGYVLRSEQPYNKGMTEALQRALAHLEVQPASVAKEAAHQIEGNWYSGGFYFFVEMKKRNFSTGLGFRPVVPLLVPGICPDAVPSPLPAPLLSSPTPEGFEADLLIYPVETERWKIYHILNLEPEMPIRPTLHFPPLLEEIRSQAQPQSRSGLSTRNSASG
- a CDS encoding glycosyltransferase family 2 protein → MEEPKLDLSIVIPVFNEESNLEPLHREIESVLSGQGLTYEILAVDDGSTDESFETLQKIQKTEPHLRIIRFRRNFGQTAALSAGFKHARGRVIIPMDADGQNDPADIPRLLKKLQEGYDIVSGWRKERKDNPVTRTLPSRIANWLIGRITGVRLHDYGCTLKAYRAESLKSIRLYGEMHRFIPALARWGGEKVAEVVVNHRPRRHGKTKYGLNRIFKVLLDLITIKFLASFSTKPIYVFGGLGMVCLLGSIVSGAVVLYMKLALQYSMNRNPLLIVSLILMTTAVQFVLMGLLAEILVRTYHESQDRPTYVIERILEPAGSAGQDKG